In Symphalangus syndactylus isolate Jambi chromosome 14, NHGRI_mSymSyn1-v2.1_pri, whole genome shotgun sequence, one DNA window encodes the following:
- the LOC129462170 gene encoding putative uncharacterized protein FLJ46214 gives MSPTKDSHPSPHFPRDSGIHAPTPPDSGALTLSPPVSQGPGVGPRTGRGNRLCRPPGCSAARSFCLLPGPPLGTRALGSPRAAQGLGFRGSGQRARHNSFTSPSPPGGHHPRGTHTRALPPPLARCPCAALLAGHECHGGPSPAAPRPFPGISLTWPSRAPLPCPPPHETPGPGDLSPSPSAPSCPGVGASSPPTPSPRRQKPGEAAGLTPDG, from the coding sequence ATGTCCCCCACCAAGGATTCCCACCCCAGTCCCCATTTTCCACGGGACTCAGGCATTCATGCCCCCACCCCTCCGGACTCAGGAGCCCTGACCCTCAGCCCCCCAGTTTCCCAGGGCCCTGGCGTGGGGCCCAGGACAGGGCGAGGTAACAGGTTGTGCCGGCCGCCCGGCTGCAGCGCAGCTCGGAGTTTCTGTTTACTTCCCGGCCCGCCCCTGGGGACGAGAGCCCTGGGCTCCCCTAGGGCTGCTCAGGGGCTGGGGTTCAGAGGCTCGGGTCAGAGGGCCCGACACAACAGCTTTACCAGCCCCAGCCCTCCAGGGGGTCACCACCCACGAGGCACACACACCcgtgctctccctcctcctctcgcCCGGTGTCCATGTGCAGCCCTGCTCGCAGGACATGAATGTCACGGTGGTCCCAGCCCAGCCGCCCCCAGGCCGTTCCCGGGGATCTCCCTGACTTGGCCCTCGCGGGCCCCGCTCCCCTGCCCCCCTCCACACGAGACACCCGGACCTGGAGACCTCTCCCCGTCCCCTTCCGCACCTAGCTGCCCAGGTGTTGGGGCCTCCAGTCCCCCGACCCCCAGCCCCAGGCGTCAGAAGCCCGGAGAAGCGGCTGGGCTCACTCCCGACGGCTGA